In one window of Legionella fallonii LLAP-10 DNA:
- the thrS gene encoding threonine--tRNA ligase codes for MEQHKSDNNELLKIRHSCEHILMEAMEKLYPGIIKASGPATEDGFYFDFELPERLRVSEADFPVIEQEMQHIIDKNHSFQRKEMSLAEARHLFENNVYKQEWLDEIEKKNSIPSVYWTGTHDNAYYDLCAGPHVEHTREIKAFKLLSIAGAYWRGNSNNKMLVRLYGTAFKTQKELKHYLFNREEAKKRDHRKLGKELGLFTFSPDLVGQGLPLWLPKGTILRDELEGWARRVEAEHGYQRVVTPIIGKEALYKCSGHLAYFKEDMYAPITIDDERYYLRPMNCPHHHQIYKSDKRSYRDLPFRIAEYGNAFRYEASGALSGLMRTRGFCQNDAHIYCRVDQAEEEFANVLRLYLYYFKILGIQDYYLRLSKPDLSQGDKYINNPEQWEKALIIVRKAMQQVDFPFVEVDGEAAFYGPKVDVQIKSAIGTEYTISTNQLDFLTSERFDLNYVGEDGELHPVYVIHRAPLGSHERMIAYLIEHFAGAFPVWLSPTQAMIVSVSDKQVEYCTNIYKLLLQHGIRVELNLASETMSYKIRSAVIQKIPYIVIIGDHEATSQTVSIRDRKGAQKSNLSVDTFIQEMCKVIKSKSLELWD; via the coding sequence ATGGAACAACACAAATCAGATAACAACGAATTATTAAAAATACGTCATTCATGTGAACATATTTTAATGGAAGCAATGGAGAAGTTATATCCTGGCATTATAAAAGCTTCGGGTCCAGCCACAGAAGATGGATTTTATTTTGATTTTGAATTACCTGAACGTCTTAGAGTATCCGAGGCCGATTTTCCAGTTATTGAACAGGAAATGCAGCACATTATCGATAAAAATCACTCTTTTCAGCGGAAAGAAATGAGCTTAGCAGAGGCCAGACATCTTTTTGAAAACAACGTATATAAACAAGAATGGCTTGATGAAATTGAAAAAAAGAATAGTATTCCATCTGTATATTGGACAGGTACACATGACAATGCATACTATGATTTATGTGCAGGGCCGCATGTTGAGCATACAAGAGAAATAAAAGCATTTAAACTCCTTTCTATCGCAGGTGCTTATTGGCGCGGCAATAGTAATAACAAAATGTTAGTACGACTCTATGGTACTGCATTTAAAACTCAAAAAGAGCTTAAGCACTATCTCTTTAATCGTGAAGAGGCTAAAAAACGTGATCATAGAAAACTTGGCAAAGAGTTGGGTTTATTCACATTTTCACCCGATTTGGTTGGACAAGGCCTCCCCTTATGGCTGCCTAAAGGAACTATTTTAAGAGATGAACTCGAGGGATGGGCACGACGAGTAGAAGCAGAGCATGGGTACCAACGTGTGGTAACTCCTATTATAGGAAAGGAAGCACTCTATAAATGCTCAGGTCATTTAGCTTATTTCAAAGAAGATATGTATGCTCCGATTACGATTGATGATGAACGCTATTATCTGCGTCCTATGAATTGCCCTCATCACCATCAAATCTATAAGAGCGATAAACGCTCCTATCGGGATCTTCCATTTCGCATTGCCGAATACGGCAATGCATTTCGATATGAGGCTAGTGGTGCTCTATCAGGATTGATGCGCACAAGGGGTTTTTGTCAAAATGATGCTCATATTTATTGCAGAGTCGATCAGGCCGAAGAAGAATTTGCGAATGTTTTAAGACTGTATCTCTATTATTTTAAAATATTAGGCATTCAAGATTACTATCTACGTCTTTCAAAGCCCGATTTGAGCCAAGGCGATAAATACATTAATAATCCTGAGCAATGGGAAAAAGCTCTAATTATAGTGCGCAAAGCAATGCAACAAGTAGACTTTCCTTTTGTTGAAGTAGACGGGGAGGCAGCATTTTATGGGCCTAAAGTAGATGTGCAGATCAAAAGTGCGATTGGCACGGAATACACTATTAGCACAAATCAATTGGATTTTTTGACTTCAGAGCGCTTTGATCTTAACTACGTTGGCGAAGACGGAGAATTACATCCAGTCTATGTAATACATCGTGCGCCACTAGGTTCTCATGAGCGGATGATAGCCTATCTTATTGAGCATTTTGCAGGGGCATTTCCTGTATGGTTATCTCCGACGCAAGCAATGATCGTATCTGTTTCAGATAAGCAGGTTGAGTACTGCACAAACATTTATAAACTTCTTTTGCAACATGGGATTAGAGTTGAGCTTAATTTAGCGAGTGAGACAATGAGCTATAAGATTCGAAGTGCTGTGATACAAAAAATTCCTTACATCGTGATAATCGGTGATCACGAGGCAACATCCCAAACAGTATCCATCAGAGATCGAAAGGGAGCTCAGAAGAGCAACTTGTCAGTAGATACATTTATTCAAGAAATGTGTAAGGTCATTAAGAGTAAATCACTTGAATTGTGGGATTAA
- a CDS encoding helix-turn-helix domain-containing protein produces MKDINKHISLTLKGLRRDRGWSLDKAALETGVSKAMLGQIEREESSPSIATLWKIASGFHTSFSSFIEDISTDFNSPIYRAGQPQQLHAMDEKIRIMPLFPFDNELNFELFVIELLPGCEHLSPPHEHGVIEHVIVVDGTMELLVNGIWKSLCKGEGIRFNAHQPHGYRNTTSENASFHDVIHYPKQESY; encoded by the coding sequence GTGAAAGATATAAACAAACACATTTCTCTAACTTTAAAAGGCTTACGTCGCGATCGAGGATGGAGTTTAGATAAAGCCGCGTTAGAGACAGGGGTAAGTAAAGCCATGTTAGGGCAAATTGAACGTGAAGAGTCTAGCCCCTCAATTGCAACCCTATGGAAAATTGCCAGTGGTTTCCATACATCTTTTTCTTCATTTATTGAGGATATTAGTACTGATTTTAACAGCCCTATTTATCGTGCAGGCCAACCCCAACAGCTTCATGCCATGGATGAAAAAATTCGTATAATGCCGCTGTTCCCTTTTGATAATGAATTAAATTTTGAACTATTCGTCATTGAATTATTACCAGGCTGCGAGCATTTGTCACCGCCACATGAGCATGGTGTTATTGAACATGTTATTGTGGTGGATGGGACAATGGAGCTCTTAGTAAATGGCATCTGGAAATCCTTATGCAAGGGTGAGGGGATTCGGTTCAATGCGCATCAACCACATGGCTACCGAAACACCACATCTGAAAATGCTTCTTTTCACGATGTGATCCATTATCCAAAGCAAGAATCTTATTAA
- a CDS encoding LegC2/C7 family Dot/Icm T4SS effector, producing the protein MSTVEKKRDDLFDDTTKTEKNETIAEIERLQQASSSPTKPGEDVVTAVKAETTPDLLPGKNSLESIIEAKQQVSQVKASLGTIIDTMAQNPSIFNRAATYYGELPMWKKILIGMGISIPTLALGVFAEIGVLLVVGGVTAVAYTATGIVLEDHHHCNINIADRLKKGIISLADVLELTIKALDKIGQRLAEEVEKFKAENLKLVNKVSELADQVESLSSQVELFIEIEKMLRQSKTNLEETAASLKKSTTDQSALLKRNQEELERVTKDYERSQKQLSEKVDELKEVKVQMSKEVEKVNQLSTTLAGTVSTLSRVVTADKKQKEALESRLKNCLEENQQDLGSVVVSLNETEDRLEKGREEFELATSRFNHLLERHDQLFERMEGLYARFSEERMVSKQSTDIESTSNLSTHVTHEPF; encoded by the coding sequence ATGTCTACGGTAGAAAAAAAGCGAGATGACTTATTTGACGATACGACAAAAACAGAAAAAAACGAAACCATCGCAGAAATCGAACGGCTGCAACAAGCTAGTTCATCCCCAACAAAGCCTGGCGAGGATGTCGTTACTGCTGTAAAAGCTGAAACTACTCCGGATCTTCTGCCAGGAAAAAACAGCTTAGAAAGCATTATCGAAGCAAAACAACAGGTGTCACAAGTTAAAGCAAGTCTGGGCACTATTATTGATACCATGGCTCAGAATCCTAGTATTTTCAATCGAGCAGCCACTTATTATGGTGAATTACCTATGTGGAAAAAAATTTTAATAGGCATGGGTATTTCTATTCCCACCTTGGCCTTAGGTGTATTTGCTGAGATCGGCGTTCTTCTGGTGGTTGGTGGAGTGACTGCCGTTGCTTATACTGCAACAGGTATCGTTCTGGAGGATCATCATCACTGCAATATCAATATTGCCGATCGTTTAAAAAAGGGAATCATTAGTTTAGCCGATGTGTTAGAGCTGACTATTAAAGCATTAGATAAAATAGGGCAAAGGTTGGCAGAAGAAGTAGAAAAATTTAAGGCGGAGAATTTAAAGTTGGTTAATAAGGTGAGTGAGTTGGCAGATCAAGTTGAATCACTTAGTTCTCAAGTTGAACTGTTTATTGAAATTGAAAAAATGTTACGTCAGAGCAAAACAAACCTTGAAGAAACCGCCGCGTCACTTAAAAAATCAACAACAGACCAATCAGCTCTATTAAAGAGAAATCAAGAAGAGTTGGAGCGGGTTACAAAAGATTATGAGCGAAGTCAAAAACAATTATCTGAAAAAGTAGACGAGTTAAAGGAAGTTAAAGTTCAGATGAGTAAAGAGGTTGAGAAAGTAAATCAATTATCAACTACTTTAGCAGGTACAGTATCTACTTTATCTAGAGTCGTTACTGCGGATAAAAAACAAAAAGAAGCTCTTGAATCTAGATTAAAGAATTGCCTAGAGGAAAATCAACAAGATTTAGGCTCGGTGGTTGTAAGTTTGAATGAGACAGAGGATAGATTGGAAAAAGGGCGAGAAGAATTTGAGCTTGCTACTAGTCGTTTTAATCATTTATTAGAGAGACATGATCAACTCTTTGAGCGTATGGAAGGTCTTTATGCGAGATTCAGTGAAGAGCGGATGGTCTCTAAACAATCTACAGATATAGAGTCGACATCCAACTTATCCACTCATGTTACGCACGAACCATTTTAA
- a CDS encoding serine hydrolase domain-containing protein, producing the protein MQERREQQELLMRQLLDDANIPALSLGWYQKEKGTRHAVAYGQADTLAPSPVDTNTLFQAASLSKPVSAAIILDLIDQDKDKPDQHKDKWTLNTPLFKYDPEFGPEELRKDPNYKTLTIGMIIGQCSGLANFGQDGDDGKKFIADPESRFTYSGVALDFLKKVIEKKTGKEWEAIAQDFFKKAGMENSTFKRLLPGGRLHDTPRDVAKAHVADPPNGPLAPLPPLPDDAKGIPAGSMLTNAEDYITFLQYCFKNKYLKSTLLEGFLSKLPPTLSPETSRVKWGLGMGVYSEGDPEKPEKTIAFHWGNNKGSISFCAMDMATGDCVVSFANSLNGPSVFQQVAEPIVGDMKPLFQWLSKYCNFNDVNRPEKPDAIAAKVLSIHLLADVEPQKPTDSMQKMILLMPSTSKPGLNSVESQEQSASVKAPDPQEIREEGDEKQKFGEFNPTPFSTSQDPYK; encoded by the coding sequence ATGCAAGAGCGAAGAGAACAACAGGAATTATTAATGAGACAACTGCTTGATGATGCGAATATTCCTGCATTATCGTTAGGTTGGTATCAAAAAGAAAAAGGCACCCGCCATGCCGTGGCTTACGGACAGGCTGACACATTAGCACCCAGCCCTGTTGATACAAATACGCTATTTCAAGCAGCATCCCTAAGTAAGCCCGTATCAGCAGCTATTATTTTAGATTTAATTGACCAGGATAAAGATAAGCCCGATCAGCATAAGGATAAATGGACTTTAAATACCCCTCTCTTTAAATACGATCCCGAATTTGGGCCAGAAGAACTTCGGAAAGACCCGAATTATAAAACACTTACAATTGGTATGATTATTGGACAATGTTCTGGTCTAGCAAACTTTGGCCAAGATGGTGATGATGGAAAAAAATTTATCGCAGACCCTGAAAGTCGATTTACCTATTCAGGTGTTGCACTTGATTTTTTAAAGAAGGTCATTGAGAAAAAAACGGGTAAAGAATGGGAAGCAATTGCGCAAGATTTTTTTAAAAAAGCAGGCATGGAGAATTCTACCTTTAAGAGGTTGTTGCCAGGCGGCCGTCTCCATGATACCCCCCGAGACGTTGCCAAAGCGCACGTAGCAGATCCCCCTAATGGCCCCCTTGCCCCTTTACCGCCATTGCCAGACGATGCAAAAGGGATCCCTGCTGGATCGATGCTTACAAACGCAGAGGACTATATCACCTTTCTACAGTATTGCTTTAAAAATAAGTATCTTAAATCAACACTGTTGGAAGGTTTTCTATCAAAACTCCCCCCAACGTTGTCCCCCGAGACGTCACGAGTCAAATGGGGTTTGGGGATGGGGGTTTATAGTGAAGGTGACCCCGAAAAACCGGAAAAGACAATTGCCTTTCATTGGGGGAATAATAAAGGCTCTATTTCATTTTGTGCTATGGACATGGCAACTGGTGATTGTGTGGTTAGTTTTGCAAATTCACTAAACGGACCGTCTGTGTTTCAACAGGTAGCAGAACCTATTGTTGGTGATATGAAGCCCTTGTTTCAATGGTTATCTAAGTATTGTAATTTTAATGATGTAAACCGACCCGAAAAACCAGATGCTATTGCCGCAAAAGTTCTTTCGATTCACTTATTAGCAGACGTTGAACCCCAAAAACCTACGGACAGTATGCAAAAAATGATCCTGCTCATGCCCTCTACTTCTAAACCAGGATTAAATTCAGTTGAATCGCAAGAGCAATCGGCCAGCGTAAAAGCACCAGATCCACAAGAAATCAGGGAAGAAGGTGATGAAAAACAAAAATTTGGAGAATTCAACCCCACACCATTTTCTACTTCTCAAGACCCTTACAAATAA
- a CDS encoding DUF2000 domain-containing protein — translation MSEEKFKNKLVAVLNKSIDNGKVMNALAHMCIALGSAIGKSELRLTEYKDADDGSHPFISEIPFIILSENSNKIRKLRNEAIENHIICNDFTDTMTIGTYKEQIERTLQVSNEELIYYGIVLFGDWDRVTELTRKFSLWK, via the coding sequence ATGTCAGAAGAGAAATTTAAAAATAAATTAGTGGCTGTTCTTAATAAAAGTATAGACAACGGTAAGGTAATGAATGCCTTAGCCCATATGTGTATTGCTTTAGGTTCTGCTATTGGTAAATCAGAATTACGTTTAACTGAATACAAAGATGCTGATGATGGTTCTCATCCATTCATTTCGGAAATACCTTTTATTATTCTCTCAGAGAATTCAAACAAAATTAGAAAGCTACGAAATGAAGCTATTGAGAATCATATCATTTGTAATGATTTTACTGACACGATGACCATTGGTACTTACAAAGAACAGATTGAAAGAACCTTACAAGTAAGCAATGAGGAGCTTATTTATTATGGCATTGTTTTATTTGGTGACTGGGATAGGGTAACTGAATTGACAAGAAAATTTTCTTTATGGAAATAA
- a CDS encoding alanyl-tRNA editing protein, producing MRKVFWDNPYQRSLTTSVSLVSANRILLEETIAFSFSGGQESDKAYINGLEITNSEIEGNLIYYTLPEKHGLSVGDKVLMEIDWPRRYRLMRLHFAAELVLELVTRKLSIEKIGAHIAETKARIDFIYDKSITSILDSLLTEYNVIIAKNETIKTGFSDVENQRRYWEIDGFSKVPCGGTHVKSTAEVGYITLKRVNIGGGKERIEIRLVNDGINSIEH from the coding sequence ATGAGAAAAGTATTTTGGGATAATCCATATCAACGTAGCTTAACTACCAGTGTTTCATTAGTCAGTGCTAATCGTATTTTATTAGAAGAGACCATAGCATTTTCTTTTTCAGGGGGACAAGAAAGTGATAAAGCTTATATTAATGGCCTGGAAATCACTAATTCTGAAATAGAAGGCAACCTTATTTATTATACCCTTCCAGAAAAACACGGGCTTTCTGTTGGTGATAAAGTATTGATGGAAATCGATTGGCCTAGAAGATATAGGCTAATGCGCCTACATTTTGCTGCTGAGTTAGTTCTTGAGTTAGTGACACGAAAGTTAAGTATAGAAAAAATCGGCGCACATATTGCCGAAACCAAGGCCAGGATAGATTTCATTTATGACAAGAGCATTACTTCTATTTTAGACAGCTTATTGACTGAATATAATGTAATTATTGCAAAAAATGAGACAATTAAAACCGGATTTTCAGACGTTGAGAACCAAAGACGTTATTGGGAGATTGACGGCTTTTCCAAAGTTCCTTGCGGCGGGACGCATGTTAAATCGACTGCGGAAGTGGGTTATATCACTCTGAAGAGAGTTAACATTGGTGGCGGGAAAGAGCGAATTGAGATTAGGCTTGTAAATGACGGGATTAATTCCATAGAGCACTAA
- a CDS encoding IS701 family transposase, producing the protein MNMLDLYSDYLIFQNKYATATGLSDLVDGAFTHDKVTRFLRFEDFGSKSLWGYIKKAVRSQETVGGVLILDDSIEEKPYTDENAINCWHYSHAKGTVLKGINILSCMVRYEDFSVPVGYEVIKKDVAYCDIKTRQMRRKSSVTKNQLFQNLIAQAISNKVMFDYVLADNWFGSKANMVRIHKDLQKLFIIGIKSNRTLALTENDAKNERYQQVRALELEEDIAHTVWLRGLDFPVRLLKKVFKNENGSTGNLYLVSNDMLSSAERLYEVYQKRWRIEEYHKSIKQNASLTKSPTRTVKTQCNHIYASIIAYCKLELLKIKTHLNHFAIKYKLIVRANQMAWQELRNIAA; encoded by the coding sequence ATGAATATGCTTGATCTATATAGTGATTATCTGATTTTTCAAAACAAATACGCAACAGCTACCGGGTTGTCTGATTTGGTTGATGGCGCATTTACTCATGACAAGGTGACGAGGTTTCTTCGTTTTGAGGATTTTGGTTCAAAATCACTTTGGGGTTATATAAAAAAGGCAGTTAGGTCGCAAGAAACGGTTGGTGGTGTATTGATACTGGATGATTCCATCGAAGAGAAACCATACACTGATGAGAATGCAATTAATTGCTGGCATTACTCTCATGCCAAAGGGACGGTTCTCAAAGGGATAAACATCCTGTCGTGCATGGTCCGTTATGAGGACTTCAGTGTACCGGTAGGATATGAGGTGATTAAAAAAGATGTCGCCTATTGTGATATTAAAACCAGACAAATGAGAAGAAAGTCATCAGTGACTAAAAATCAATTATTTCAAAACCTGATTGCCCAGGCGATTAGCAATAAGGTGATGTTTGATTATGTGCTAGCTGACAACTGGTTTGGCTCGAAGGCCAATATGGTTCGCATCCATAAAGACCTTCAAAAATTGTTTATCATTGGGATCAAGTCTAACCGAACATTAGCCTTAACTGAAAACGATGCCAAAAACGAACGGTACCAACAAGTAAGAGCATTAGAACTTGAAGAGGATATAGCCCACACAGTCTGGCTTAGAGGCCTAGACTTCCCGGTGAGGCTCCTGAAAAAAGTGTTCAAAAACGAAAATGGTTCAACAGGAAATCTCTATCTTGTTTCTAATGACATGCTAAGTAGTGCCGAACGTCTTTATGAAGTGTACCAGAAACGGTGGCGGATTGAAGAGTATCACAAATCAATTAAGCAAAATGCAAGCTTAACCAAATCTCCAACTCGAACCGTCAAAACTCAGTGTAATCATATTTATGCTTCAATAATTGCTTACTGCAAGCTGGAACTGTTAAAGATAAAAACTCATTTAAATCACTTCGCCATTAAGTACAAACTTATTGTTAGAGCAAACCAGATGGCTTGGCAGGAGCTTAGAAATATAGCTGCTTAA
- a CDS encoding YbaK/EbsC family protein: MINEHMKLSNSAKIVQDVLLNKGLAFEVVELSSSTRTAKDAATTIGCEIAQIIKSLLFRTEKTNRPILILASGINRVNEKTIERLISEKIIKADANFTREITGFAIGGVPPVGHKQTINNIFIDEDLLKFDTLWAAAGTPNAVFSLHSSDLDGLTGGKIVSIK; encoded by the coding sequence ATGATTAATGAACATATGAAATTGAGTAATAGCGCAAAGATAGTACAAGATGTCTTGTTGAACAAAGGTTTAGCATTTGAAGTTGTAGAGCTATCATCTAGCACCCGCACTGCTAAAGATGCAGCTACTACAATAGGATGTGAAATAGCTCAAATTATCAAGTCACTGCTATTTCGTACAGAAAAAACTAATCGACCTATTTTAATTCTCGCTAGTGGTATAAATCGTGTAAATGAGAAAACAATTGAAAGATTAATCAGCGAAAAAATAATTAAAGCCGATGCAAATTTTACACGAGAAATAACAGGATTTGCGATCGGTGGTGTACCGCCAGTTGGGCACAAACAAACAATAAATAACATTTTTATAGATGAAGATTTGCTGAAATTTGATACATTATGGGCCGCAGCTGGAACGCCTAATGCCGTATTTTCTCTACATTCTAGTGATCTTGATGGGTTAACGGGTGGAAAAATAGTTTCAATTAAATAG
- a CDS encoding cupin domain-containing protein, whose amino-acid sequence MQKINLKNKLSLFNDYWSPRIVGDLNDSHVKLAKLKGEFVWHKHDDEDELFFILKGNLLLRFKDRDVHLQEGEFIIVPKGVEHLPIAEEEVHVMFIEPKTTLNTGDALSGLTKKDLERI is encoded by the coding sequence ATGCAAAAAATAAATCTTAAAAACAAATTAAGTTTGTTTAATGACTATTGGTCGCCAAGAATAGTAGGCGACCTGAATGATTCACATGTTAAGCTTGCAAAATTGAAGGGTGAATTTGTATGGCATAAGCACGATGATGAGGATGAACTTTTTTTTATCCTTAAAGGCAATCTCTTATTAAGGTTTAAAGATAGAGATGTTCACTTGCAAGAAGGTGAATTTATTATAGTCCCCAAAGGGGTTGAACATTTACCAATAGCTGAAGAGGAGGTTCATGTCATGTTTATCGAGCCAAAAACAACGTTAAATACAGGTGATGCTCTAAGTGGACTTACAAAAAAAGATCTGGAGCGCATTTAA